The Streptomyces sp. NBC_01353 genome contains a region encoding:
- a CDS encoding phosphatidylglycerol lysyltransferase domain-containing protein, protein MSVTVDGDKSGSVPDRVRRILRGPRPENVPALVGTACTLIGLIDIAAGVFPRFRASRMHAVAEVLPGTLGPLSAALSLSAGVLLLLLAHGLKRHKRRAWRAAVVLLPLGAAAQFVWRHSILGALLSLALLALLLRHRSQFAALPDPRSRWKALANFVLMGAGSIALGLVIVSAHPRRVIGSPSLTDRLEHVLYGLFGFEGPVGYTNDVDWTVGYSLGALGMLTALTTIYLAFRPEHPAARLTEDDETRLRALLDKHGRRDSLGHFALRRDKGVVFSPSGKAAVCYRVVSGVMLASGDPIGDVEAWPGAIDRFMDEAKAHSWTPAVMGCSETGGEVWTRETGLDALELGDEAVVDVADFSLSGRAMRNVRQMVKRIERNGYTTKVRRVRDLSDGELARVRRAAADWRGTDTERGFSMALGRIGDPGDGDAVIATAHKDDPDSAYGDLKAIIHFVPWGTDGMSLELMRRDRSADPGMNELLIVAALQDSPRLGIERVSLNFAMFRSALARGEKIGAGPVLRLWRGLLVFLSRWFQIESLYKFNAKFQPRWEPRFVVYRKSRDLPRIGFAAMQAEGFVNLALPRPFARRRPTAEPRPCAHIVTPQPDREIRAA, encoded by the coding sequence ATGTCTGTCACAGTAGATGGGGACAAATCAGGATCGGTTCCGGATCGGGTGCGCCGGATTCTGCGCGGACCTCGCCCCGAGAACGTCCCCGCCCTCGTCGGTACGGCCTGCACCCTCATCGGCCTGATCGACATCGCCGCGGGCGTCTTCCCGCGCTTCCGGGCCAGCCGGATGCACGCCGTCGCCGAGGTCCTGCCCGGCACGCTCGGACCGCTCTCCGCGGCCCTCTCCCTCAGCGCCGGCGTCCTGCTCCTGCTGCTCGCCCACGGCCTCAAGCGCCACAAACGCCGCGCCTGGCGAGCCGCCGTCGTCCTGCTGCCGCTCGGCGCCGCCGCCCAGTTCGTCTGGCGCCACTCGATCCTCGGCGCCCTGCTCTCCCTCGCACTGCTCGCCCTGCTGCTGCGCCACCGGAGCCAGTTCGCCGCCCTGCCCGACCCCCGCAGCCGCTGGAAGGCCCTCGCCAACTTCGTCCTCATGGGCGCCGGCTCCATCGCCCTCGGCCTGGTCATCGTCAGCGCCCACCCCCGCCGCGTCATCGGCAGCCCCAGCCTCACCGACCGCCTCGAACACGTCCTGTACGGACTCTTCGGCTTCGAAGGCCCCGTCGGCTACACCAACGACGTCGACTGGACCGTCGGCTACTCCCTCGGCGCCCTCGGCATGCTGACCGCCCTCACCACCATCTACCTGGCCTTCCGCCCCGAACACCCCGCCGCCCGGCTCACCGAGGACGACGAGACCAGGCTGCGCGCCCTCCTCGACAAGCACGGCCGCCGCGACTCCCTCGGCCACTTCGCCCTCCGCCGCGACAAGGGCGTCGTCTTCTCCCCCAGCGGCAAGGCCGCCGTCTGCTACCGCGTCGTCTCCGGCGTCATGCTCGCCAGCGGCGACCCCATCGGCGACGTCGAGGCCTGGCCCGGCGCCATCGACCGCTTCATGGACGAGGCCAAGGCCCACTCCTGGACCCCCGCCGTCATGGGCTGCTCCGAGACCGGCGGCGAGGTCTGGACCCGCGAGACCGGCCTCGACGCCCTCGAACTCGGCGACGAGGCGGTGGTGGACGTCGCGGATTTCTCCCTCTCCGGGCGCGCCATGCGCAATGTGCGCCAGATGGTGAAACGGATCGAGCGCAACGGCTACACCACCAAGGTCCGCCGAGTCCGTGACCTGTCCGACGGCGAACTCGCCCGCGTCCGCCGCGCCGCCGCCGACTGGCGCGGCACCGACACCGAGCGCGGCTTCTCCATGGCACTCGGCCGGATCGGCGACCCCGGCGACGGAGACGCCGTCATAGCCACCGCCCACAAGGACGATCCCGACTCCGCCTACGGCGACCTCAAGGCGATCATCCACTTCGTACCCTGGGGCACCGACGGCATGTCCCTCGAACTCATGCGCCGCGACCGCTCCGCCGACCCCGGCATGAACGAACTGCTCATCGTCGCCGCCCTCCAGGACTCCCCCCGCCTGGGCATCGAACGCGTCTCGCTCAACTTCGCCATGTTCCGCTCCGCACTCGCCCGCGGCGAGAAGATCGGCGCCGGACCCGTCCTCAGGCTCTGGCGCGGGCTCCTCGTCTTCCTCTCCCGCTGGTTCCAGATCGAGTCCCTGTACAAATTCAACGCGAAGTTCCAGCCCCGCTGGGAACCCCGCTTCGTCGTCTACCGCAAGAGCCGCGACCTGCCCCGCATCGGCTTCGCCGCCATGCAGGCCGAAGGCTTCGTGAACCTCGCGCTGCCCCGCCCCTTCGCCCGCCGCCGACCCACCGCCGAACCCCGCCCCTGCGC